From the genome of Oncorhynchus masou masou isolate Uvic2021 chromosome 15, UVic_Omas_1.1, whole genome shotgun sequence:
aggtcatctgaggcAGTACTCCATAACACTCCTTCTTGGTCGgatagccattacacagcctgaaggtgtgttttgggtcattgtcctgttgaaaaacaaattttagtcccactaagtgcaaaccagatgggatgacatattgctgcagaatgctgtagtagccattCTGGTTCAGTGTGGCATGAATCCTAAATAAATCaatgtcaacagcaaagcacccccacaccctccatgtttcacggtgggaaccacacatgcagagatcatccgttcacctactacGCTTCTCataaagacatggtggttggaaccaaaagtctcaaatttgggctcatcagaccaaaggacagatttccactggtctattgtccattgctcgtgtttcttgactaAAGCTAGTCTCttattattggtatcctttagtagtggtttctttgcagctatttgactatgaaggcctgattcacgcagtctcctctgaacagttgttgagatgtctgttaattgaactccgtgaagtatttatttgggctgcaatctgaggtgcagttaactctaatgaacttatcctgtgcagcagaggtgactctgggtcttcctttcctgtggcggtcctcatgagagccagtttcatcatagctcttgatggtttttgtgactgcacttgaagaaatttcctgattgactgaccttcatgtcatttgtctttgcttatttgagctgttcttgccataatatggacttggtcttttaccaaatagggctatcttctgtataccacccctatcttgtcacaacacaattgattggctcaaatgcattaagaggGAAATtccaaattaacaaggcacacctgttaatttaaatgcattccaggtgactacctcatgaagctggttgggagaatgccacTAAAAATGAGTACTGGagcctatttcagtccaagtaaAGCACTGACAATGGATTAGTTAAAATaggccaataacagctagttttcccctccccactcagactccCAGACCATCCTAGGAACATTTTTAGCTTGAGAATTTGCAGCTAAGAAGCTGTTTCTTTTTgactgaaaacaatcacagtaaggttaCACAAATTTGATAGAGAGAAATGGCTACATTCGCCTTCAATAAATCAAATCTTTCATTGCAAGCCCCCAGAGACCCTTTAGATCTGATGAGGTTAAGATCAACCAATATGATTTAATTCCTAAACACATGTTCATTGTCTATGGCAGGGGTATTGAAATCCGAGACGGGAGGTCTGGAGAACCAGAGGAAGGTGTATAGAACCCCGTTTGGGCCATTAAGCACATGGTCAAAACGCATTTTTTTAAATGCTACGTAGGTGCAGGAACTAAATGAATACATGCTTTATGACCCAAACCGCATTCCATAAGTTGCGCCTGTCACACgcatctgccctctcattggctagaatgaaCACACCTGCCTTGGACCGTTGAGGTCTTGCATTGCCATTGTTAGTGTTCACTCGAATAGATTGTCAATGTAGAGAAGTAGGGCAAACAGCAGTTTTGTGCAATTACAAATTGCACCTACCTGCAGTCCCAGGTCACAAACAGTCCCCAAATCGAAAGGACGAATGAAAAGCCACAGTAGAACTGGTGATGAGGTCCAGATTTGAATACCACAAACAATACAATTTAAACGGCAAAGTTCTCATGGCATAATCACTGGATAAtagcctttttttttttactctgcaCCATGACGAAGTGTAGAATTGCAGTTTAtttgctttaaaacagcaacattctGATGCCAAGAGATGTGCCTTTAAAATGTTCCTTCTCATGGCCCTAGACTTGGTTCGTTCGGCCATCCACATTCTGATTGAAGGGATCCCTAATGAATTTGCTATCACAAAAGGGGTGAAAAAAGAAGCTTGagaacacaatatatatatattctatacaATCTCAACCACTTAAAACAGTATGGGTAACTTGAAACAACCATTTTTATACTTTCATCAAAGCATCTATAAATAAACATGCACAAATAACAGAGGCTGTATTCTTTTCCAAtatatttattataacaaagCATTGTTGCTCCATCATTAGGACCAGAGAGTTTAGCTGTCGGCAGCCTCCTGTTCCTGAGCCCGGAGGAAGCTGGCCTTCTTCTGGGCAACGCGGTCTTTCCTCTGGGCCAGAGAGAGCTTGGCACGGTTCCACCTGGTGACCAAACGGAGGATGGATTTCAGAATTACATGTTAACAATTCAATTTTTAGTGTCAGGAAATATGAAGGGGGTGGCTGTCACATCAGTAAACTGCTTTAAATACTGAAGGAAAATTactgggtggtggggggggggggctgtgttaTAATTTGATTTCCATTCAGTGAGTAAACAGAATGTCAAAGGTAGAGTGGAAACTGAATTTCTGTTTACTTCCAGAATTAAATAGAATTGACACTGATTAGGTTCGTGATCATCTAGGCAAGTTCTTTCAGGTTATAGATTTATAACATGAATAGCAACAATGCAGTGGCACTGCATTCCCAATAGAAAAGAGCCAAAAACTGCTCATCAACTCACCTCTTCTTCTTGACTTCTTTCTTAGGTTTCTTTTCATGGACTGGGTTCTCACGAATGCCAGCGTGTGCCTTTTTGTACATTTCCTCAACCTGCAGGACAAGTGTGGCAAACAAATTAGTATAATGTGGGTAAATGCCAATTCCAGCAAGCAAATACACACAACCGTAAAGGCTCCTACTGGATAGCCAAAAATCTACTTCCCCTTTTTAATACTAAACCATGCAAGCTTGACTCAGTATAGTTTCTACTCTACCTTTACTGTTTAATTATTTATACATCCAATTGATAGGAATGAGGTGATGACATTTTGTATTTTCAGTTGCATTTGCATTCTAGCACATGTATGACAAACTAATGAACTGTGCTGCTCTCAGCCCCGTCTTGAAACGTTGATTACATCAACCTGGGCAAATGAAGGACCAACTACAATTTGCTCAGCATCAAATGTTTCATCATCAAGCAGCACACAGTTCCAACTCTGAAATCCAAATCGACCCCTAGTCACTTCTGTAGATCAGAGAGCAGTGGATAGTTGGGAGCAATATGGTGACAGTTTAAGTAAACGCTAAACCAGGGCCTCAGCCCTACCAACTCGCTGTTGGTGCACTCAGTTGTCACACGTGGCTGACAACACCAAGGGCAACTTCCAAAGTGATGAGGATTAAATTAACCCATTACTTCAGGACACACCTGACTTGAATTATGCAATTAATGTTCCACGTTTAAATAAAACAAGCATTTTATTCAAATTAACACATTTCTCCTGTTATTTTACATTAAAATGTTTATTTGGGGGGCACTTCATTTGATAGGCTTGTCAAGCCTTGAAAAAGGCTGGCCATGCATGTAACATAATTAGGCACACCTCATTCCTTCACATGAAATTGCACAAACTCCAAACATCTCAGTGAGTGTTGGCATAGCACTTTGCTCTCAACCTGGCAGCCTTGCTGGCTTGGTTGAAGCCACTATTGGAGGCTCATGTTGACCCCTACACTTACTACTCCCTTTGCATATGGCAGAGGCCCCCCGTAAATGCGCAAATGGAGAGCcgaggggaagggactgttttGGGATTCCGCATAACATGCCCTTGAGAATTTATTTGTGGAGAAGCTGATATGACCCCCCAGTATGCTTACAAGCATGAGGCCTAACAATTGAACAGAACAGTAGTTACTACCCACTCAGGTTCAGTGAAAACCAGGTGAAGATACCATCTAGCAGTGGTGTGAAGcagtttcccaactccagtccttgagTACAGCTGACACACATTCCTGTTGTAGCCCTAAACAAGCACAGCTGATTCAATTTGTCAACTAATCAAGCCTTCAGTTGAATCAGGAGTTTGTCCGATAGCTAAAACAAAATGTGTGCTGTCAGGGGTACTGGGGATCAGAAACACTTGTGTAAGGGAACTAATAGAGCCAGGTATTGGCAGGAATCTCCCCATACATCATCACAATGGGTTCTGGGTGAACTTTGAACTTACTTTCTCAGGGACAACGCCATTCTTGATGAAGCGTGAGAACTGCTTCTTGTATGCATCCTCATCTTCCTCCATCAGGTAGCTCATATACTCTGACACATTGATGCCCATGATGTGCTTGCGGTGGACCTCCGCATTGAACTCTTTGCTCTCAGCATCATACCCAGGAAAGCGCTtagtgctggggggggggggcaaacaaCAATATCAGACTGAAAGAGGCCACTGAACAACCAGGCTCATTCAATATTATCAATAGCGCTTTTCCTGAAGACTGTCAGCACCAAGGCCGAATAGTTCCACTAAAGCCATATAAAAATGACTTCTTGCAGAATTCCAAGGAAATAACTATACACGTAGACATTAGCACAATTGCATCTTTCCTATTACGGCGTAAAAGCATGGGCATCTCCATTTTGAGTTAGTCAATTTTCCTTTTACTGAGTTGGCAAACAAACCAAAAGGGTGCACACTGCCACCTAGAatgtgttgtttgaacaggtaaAAAGCTAAGGTTGCcaatttactgccacctgcagttatAGAACATTTCCTCACTGATCCCTCCTGGTGATGGAATTgtgtgatccttccttaacccataggaagtcccacccaggTGACTACTTCAAAAGCCCTCAATGGCACGACCCATGCTAATACAAACACTAGAGCCCTCGATCTCTGTGCATATAACACATTTGGATGGTAAACCAATGAATCATATTGCTCTGAGCAACATCTTGAAACAGGACATTTTACATCAACCTGGGCAAATGAAGGAACTTCAATTTGCTCAGTCTTGAGTGTATCAAACAAAATCGATCCTGATAACATCCCGAAATACTAGCCTGGTCACAGATCTGTTTGTGATGTACAGAAAAATGGCACAAACCAACCTGGGACCTGTAGCAGTATGCATCAAGAGTAAGAACACTAATCTATGATCAGTTATGCCTTTTAAAatcacaatgaataagattatGGACTGCACTTTTACTCTTGGCTACAGCAATGTGTTCCTAACGCACAGAAGTAATAATTACCTGTGAGGGATGGACAGGCCTCCATCCACAGCCCCCTTCAGGGCCCCGAATACCTTGTTGCCAGTGCTGGTTCTGGCGAGCCCTGCGTCTAGATAGCAGGTGAATGCACCTGGCTGACCATCAATACTCTCTACATTGAACTCATCTCCAGTCACCTCCACCTGGCCCTCGTACACCTTGTCCATGCCAAACTTGTTCAGCAGCTAGAGTGGAAAGACAAAGGGGATTAGAGAAATCTGTTGTATTATTAAAACAAGCTGACTACATGGTTTCTTGCTGAGCGAAAACACTACAACATGTGGCTAAAGAGGCAAGGCACCCACTCATAAGTCCATTTTAAACAAATCTGCTGCACTGTAAATACAAACGCTGATTCTGAAGCAACATTAAACAAGCGAAACAAACTGAAAGGCTGCTTTTTGGCTGACCAACTGCCAATTCTTTACAGTGACAACAGAAGAGCAGGGTCGCCTTCAAAAGGATTGTTTGATAATTCTGATTTAGAACAGACATGCTTCTTTCTCTCATGTCTTACACAAAATCATGTAATCTCCAATACACAACAATTTTGTGCAAGCGCGAACACGACTCCGTGCTGTCAATAGCTTAGCAATTTGAGCACCAACTGTTCATACAGCATCCATCATACTTCAAGGCATTGAAGACTAAATGAGGTTTGAGGAAAGGGTAACAAGAGAAATTACAACTTTTCACAAACTCCATCAGGGTAGAAACATGGAATACGCATTAGCTAACAAGACCCAGTCCTGAAAACTAAAGCAGCCGCCATCAGGTCAAAGTGGGGGTGTATGAGAGCTAATCTTACCCTGCGGGCCAGCAGCAGACCAGTGCAGTAGGCTGCTGCGTAGTTAGTTAGTCCCACGGCGATCCCGTACTTGGGCAGCTCGTGGGAGTAGGCGGCGCACACGATCATGTCCCCCTCAATCTTGGCATAGGCAATCTAGAGAAAATACACAAGCAGGCATGAGAAAATCAAGGCATAATCGCGTGGCCCATCAGTCAATCCCCCATTACCTCCTTGATCATTGTTACCACATGGGTCATGTGGGAATGATAGGGACAATATAGCTGAAGTTGAGACTGCCGTTCCAACTGGACTAAAGAATGGTACTCAGGTGGCAACAGAGGTGTGGGTTTGACTAACATGGGCCACATGATTAATTGTCAATAATAAAATGTTTTGGCTAAAAGCTTCTGCTAAATTATTAGCTACGCATCTGGGATTGGAGAATGAGTATGTGGCCGTAAGTTCTTTGTCCATTGTGATAATTCCAGCTATATTTTCTCATGTGAATCCCATCTTACCTGGCAGACGATATCCCGGTTGGAGAAGCGAACGATCATCCTGTACTTGGGTGTGTTGTACTTGTTCTTATCTTGGATGACCAGGCGCTTACGGGCAAAGTAGTCGGTCTTTCCCTCTAAGCACAAGGATACCCAAGTCAGTCAAGTGGTGGTGCGTCAGTGGAATGAATAGGGTCTTTAGTGTGAAATTAAAGATCAAGACAGTCAAGGCATTTTCAAGTTTAGACTCCTACTTGAATCTTAAGTCCAAAACCAGTcttacctctcctcctcctgaatTTGACCTGGTACCTCTTGAAGTAGGACTTATTCTTCACCACTTTCACAAAACCCTATGAGAGAAGGCAGTTTcttatttttaattgaaatagtTAAGTTCAGaagacattcttatttacaatgactgcctaccgggGCAGtcggtaaactgccttgttcaggggaagaacgacagatttttaccttgtcaggtcgAGGATTCgagccagcaacctttcggttactgacccaaggctctaaccactagcctacctgcagCCCCAGGTAGCTTGCATGTGTCAGTacaactagctagctacttgtCAACACACAAAACGTATCCCTAACATTACACATGCTGCACTCAAAAGTACACTTTATGTGGCCAAAGCGATCAAACATTATGTTGCACTGAGTATTGGGCCTGTCATCGCTGATAGGCTAGTTAGCTGTTACTAACAGTGTTAGCCAGCCGTGCCTTTGCTACTTTTAGTGTTAGGCAACACTGCAAACATGTTCGATAGCGATTTACGTCACGGGACATGATAGACAACATCCACTCATCAGGGAAAGTAACATAGTTAGGAATATCTCCACAGCGCTACAGGAAACATTAAATTGTGAAGGCGGCCATTAGGCCACGTTTGATAGACCCCGGTGAACAGTAGCCGGGCAGCCGGACAGAATCCATCTTCATCCAAGGAGTTTCAAAAACATAAAAACATGTGATTGCAGACAACACACGTTGATGTCTAACACATGTATGTAGGAATGTATTTTGGCAATTTACTAACCATTTTGCAGCCTTTTCTGTCTCCTTAGCCAGGAGCCTGGAGTCAAAGACTGGGATTTCACTCCGCTGCACTAGAAAAAAGGAAGTTTTCATTGCGCATGTTCCGTAAATAGCGCGTCGCCGGATGTAGCAGAAAAGTGGGGAAAATTCTGCACTGCCCCCTACTGTACAAAACGAACAACGACAAGACCAGCTGATAAAATGGCTCAAACAAGAAAGAGTACTTGATCAAAAATATGTATCACTATGTGATTTTTCTTTGTGGGGTTGTAATAAACCATCCTACAACacacatttatttcacctttatttaaccacgtaggctagttgagaacaagttctcatttgcaactgcgacctatCACTTTGTGACTGTACCATGCTGTGTGTGCatgccatcagaaagtattcacaccccttgactttttgggCATTTTGTTGTGGGATTAAATTCATTTCATTGTATTTTTTTgccaacgatctacacaaaatactactCTTTGTTGAAGAAATATTTTAAcatttgtaaaatatatatatcttgatatgataagtattcaaccccctaagtcaatacatgtgagaatcacatttggcagtgattacagctatgagtctttctgggtaagtctctaagagctttccacacctggattgtgcaaaatTGGCCcattattgtttaaaaaaataattcaagctctatcaaattggttgttgatcatcgtTAGACAACCactttcaggtcttgccatagattttcaagcagatttaagtcaaaattgtaactcTACCACTCAGGAACTTCTTAGTAAGCaactccattgtagattttgccatctgttttaggtcattgtcctgctgaaagatgaaatCATCTCCCAgtgtggtggaaagcagactgaaccaggttttcctgtaggattttgcctgtgctcgGCTCCATTCTATTTagtttttatcctgaaaaactcacctgtccttaacgattacaagcataaccataacataatgcagccaccactatgcttggaaatatgaagagtggtactcagtagtTAGTgtgttgttgcaaacaggatgcaaatATTCTtaacaagcttccttcttttcattctgtcaatttggttagtattgtggagtaactacaatgttgttgaaccATCCTcagtttctcctatcacagctattaaactctgtacctgttttaaagtcaccattggcctgatGGTGAAAATCCCTGAGCGagttccttcctctccagcaccTGAGTTAGGAAGTATGCCTGTATCTTTAAAGTGcctaggtgtattgatacaccatccaaagtgtaattaataacttcatcatgctcaaagggatatatgtttttaaaaatgtacccatctaccaataagtgctcttctttgtgaggcatccgaaaacctccctggtctatgtggttgaatctgtgtttgaaattcactgctcgtctGAGGTgccttatagataattgtatgtgtggggtacagagatgagggagtcattcaaaaatcatgttattgcacatagagtgagtccatgcaacttattatgtgaattgttaagcaaatatttactcctgaacttatttatgcttaccataacaaaggggttgaatacttattgacttaagacatttcagcttttcatttttaacccattttaaattcaggctgtaacataacaaaatgtggaaaaagtcaaggggtgtgaatactttctaatgGCACAATTTACtgaataaaaatgtatattttgtttTCCTTATTGTAAGGTATCTACGTTTTGAGATAGGAAAATGTTAATAATAAAAACAACAGACACACCCAAAGGGTTTTGTACAGAACATACAAGCGGCGTCAAATGGGTGTTTTTTTCTGTTATAGTATGTGGTTTGTACTATATCTATTGTCAGTCCATAACAGACATACTGTGCATATGGCGTAGGCAAGAGTCACACGTCAGACATTTTTTTTTAGGACAGACAAGGGTGTGGCTAACATAAGAAATATGATATTTATGTAAGTACTTCCACGTAAAACCAGAAAAGTTTGTTTGATGACCTTTTGTTCATATGTGGATCAAAAAAAGTCAGCTCTGCCATTCACCTCATTCTCACCTGTCTTAGAAAAGGCTCAAGTGCTTCTTTAGTCTGAGCTGGACAGCTGATCGTGAACCTTTATATTGACATTTTCTGATTGACATTGTCTCTCAGTCACCCACTCTGAGTGTGGGATGTTTGCTGTGATCTACTCCGGGCAGCAAAATTCCAAAACGTCCTGTGGAATTGATACCATTGTCAGAGGCAGTTAGCCTCAGGTGAGTTTGTGCTGTAGTGATTGGCTTCCAGTTCTTTGTAGTTACTCTTGACTTTAGTAGACTATAGCTAATAGGAACATACTGTTTTACAGAGCAAATACAATATGTTAAGAACTTGTTTAGATAACTTTTTATGAGATTAAAACTGATACAGAATTATCCAATGGGTCCACTATATTCTCTGATAGTGTTTTAGCTTGTGTGCTGATAAGAAATGGCTGACATGAACTTGCATCATTTTTCAAAAACCTATAGGGCTAGCTAATGTAGTTTATGAAGAGGCCAAAAAGCTAACGAAGTTTATGTAGCTAA
Proteins encoded in this window:
- the LOC135556259 gene encoding large ribosomal subunit protein uL18, giving the protein MGFVKVVKNKSYFKRYQVKFRRRREGKTDYFARKRLVIQDKNKYNTPKYRMIVRFSNRDIVCQIAYAKIEGDMIVCAAYSHELPKYGIAVGLTNYAAAYCTGLLLARRLLNKFGMDKVYEGQVEVTGDEFNVESIDGQPGAFTCYLDAGLARTSTGNKVFGALKGAVDGGLSIPHSTKRFPGYDAESKEFNAEVHRKHIMGINVSEYMSYLMEEDEDAYKKQFSRFIKNGVVPEKVEEMYKKAHAGIRENPVHEKKPKKEVKKKRWNRAKLSLAQRKDRVAQKKASFLRAQEQEAADS